One stretch of Oncorhynchus tshawytscha isolate Ot180627B linkage group LG21, Otsh_v2.0, whole genome shotgun sequence DNA includes these proteins:
- the LOC112238891 gene encoding melanin-concentrating hormone receptor 2-like — MIMNSSDIFCYYKEVSNFTNNSSCVNTTQSSSSFIDLATFMHIFPSIYGILCTIGVIANGLVIYAVATCKKKMVSDIYVLNLAVADMLFLLVMPFNIHQLVRDRQWVFGNFMCKAVVVVDVSNQFTTVGIVTVLCIDRYIAIVHPTSEKRTIQWTIIINILVWVGSFLLTVPVMIYAMVVRKSDLEICMMFLDGPEDMYWYTLYQSILGFIFPLIIISTFYSLTLYHVFRSIRRVKRKQSVWAKRATKTVVMVIALFLVCWSPYHVIQVINLSNNRPTNTFVYVYNITICLSYSHSCINPLMLLIFAQNYRERLCHRKDLRSSQQNSSKTTVIKTDGSSVSTDPNYRCTVI; from the exons ATGATTATGAATAGCTCGGACATATTTTGTTATTACAAAGAAGTAAGTAATTTCACCAACAACTCGTCATGTGTGAACACGACTCAGTCCTCATCCAGCTTCATCGACTTGGCGACGTTTATGCACATATTCCCGTCCATATACGGCATCCTGTGTACTATAGGAGTGATCGCCAACGGTTTGGTGATTTACGCAGTGGCGACATGCAAGAAGAAGATGGTCTCGGACATCTACGTGCTGAACCTGGCCGTCGCAGATATGCTCTTCTTGCTGGTGATGCCTTTCAACATTCACCAGCTGGTCCGGGACAGACAGTGGGTGTTCGGGAACttcatgtgcaaagctgtcgtggTGGTGGATGTTAGCAACCAGTTCACTACCGTGGGGATTGTAACGGTGCTGTGTATTGACAG ATACATTGCCATCGTCCACCCCACCTCAGAGAAGCGGACCATCCAGTGgaccatcatcatcaacatcctgGTGTGGGTTGGCAGCTTCCTGCTGACCGTGCCCGTCATGATCTACGCCATGGTGGTGAGGAAGAGCGACCTGGAGATATGCATGATGTTTCTGGACGGGCCTGAGGACATGTACTGGTACACTCTCTACCAGTCCATCCTGGGCTTCATCTTCCCTCTCATCATCATCTCCACCTTCTACTCCCTCACCCTTTACCACGTCTTCAGATCCATCCGCCGAGTCAAGCGTAAACAGTCTGTCTGGGCGAAGCGCGCCACCAAGACCGTGGTGATGGTCATTGCTCTCTTCCTGGTGTGCTGGAGCCCATATCACGTGATCCAGGTGATTAACTTGAGCAACAACAGGCCAACCAACACCTTTGTGTATGTCTACAACATCACGATCTGTCTGAGTTACTCCCACAGCTGCATCAACCCTCTGATGCTGCTCATCTTCGCTCAGAACTACCGCGAACGTCTCTGTCACAGGAAGGATTTGAGGAGTTCGCAGCAGAACTCCTCCAAAACCACTGTGATCAAGACAGATGGCTCCAGCGTGTCCACCGACCCAAACTACCGCTGCACAGTCATCTAA